From Callithrix jacchus isolate 240 chromosome 15, calJac240_pri, whole genome shotgun sequence, one genomic window encodes:
- the LOC144579632 gene encoding claudin domain-containing protein 1-like gives KSDLWRCQFLLPFVSLGLMCFGALIGLCACICRSLYPTIATGILHLLAGLCTLGSVSCYVAGIELLHQKLELPENVSGEFGWSFCLACVSAPLQFMASALFIWAAHTNRKEYTLMKAYRVA, from the exons aaatcagatctgTGGCGTTGCCAGTTCCTTCTGCCTTTTGTGAGTTTAGGTTTGATGTGCTTCGGGGCTTTGATTGGACTTTGCGCTTGCATTTGCCGAAGCTTATATCCCACCATCGCCACGGGCATTCTCCATCTCCTTGCAG GTCTGTGTACACTGGGCTCAGTAAGTTGTTACGTTGCTGGAATCGAACTACTCCACCAGAAACTTGAGCTCCCTGAGAATGTATCAGGTGAATTTGGATGGTCCTTCTGCCTGGCTTGTGTCTCAGCTCCCTTACAGTTCATGGCTTCTGCTCTCTTCATCTGGGCTGCTCACACCAACCGGAAAGAGTACACCTTAATGAAGGCATATCGTGTGGCATGA